One Chryseobacterium sp. StRB126 genomic region harbors:
- a CDS encoding helix-turn-helix domain-containing protein, with protein MYKWNSEEIKIQIGIIFKLYRLRKGLSQFQLGNEIDLSKDYIGRIERGKTNLSIEIIINICNFLELDIVQLVSRMTQKQIESAINEINLLEVKFKNQNKRKS; from the coding sequence ATGTATAAATGGAACAGTGAAGAAATAAAAATTCAAATCGGGATAATTTTTAAATTATACCGATTAAGAAAAGGATTATCACAATTCCAACTTGGAAATGAGATTGACCTTTCCAAAGATTACATTGGTAGAATCGAAAGAGGAAAAACAAATTTATCGATTGAAATTATTATTAATATTTGTAATTTTCTTGAGCTTGATATAGTTCAGTTAGTTTCTAGGATGACTCAGAAACAAATTGAATCCGCTATAAATGAAATCAATCTTTTAGAAGTAAAATTTAAAAATCAAAATAAGAGAAAATCCTAA
- a CDS encoding GNAT family N-acetyltransferase, translated as MKIITINEKDDFFHFLNYNIDVNDYKYKYLSNVLHYAFVIGQLPVTENTRILRLDTYWAIYIETDGKLFIYGDTLKEFTLELQSIINFESFQGFEIMGDYNLVYSIIRGKNVTNFTVIKDRIFYQLNNKGLLILNSETPLLPKLEDHAELTEMMLAYYVEEYEGKRNKEKAFINAMIIEHIKESSIYILKESQTIVAFCTISDPDIGIIFVRPDFRNRNLGKLLLSQCSKILFDKNQKSLLMTDLNNYSSNKMCLDIGYEEIYKHTNLELI; from the coding sequence ATGAAAATAATTACTATTAATGAAAAAGACGACTTTTTTCATTTTTTAAACTATAATATTGATGTAAATGATTATAAATACAAATATCTGAGTAATGTTTTACATTATGCGTTTGTTATTGGCCAGCTGCCAGTAACAGAAAATACAAGAATTTTGAGATTAGATACATATTGGGCTATTTATATTGAAACAGATGGAAAACTATTTATCTATGGCGACACATTAAAAGAATTTACACTTGAATTGCAAAGTATCATAAATTTTGAATCTTTTCAGGGTTTTGAAATAATGGGTGATTATAACCTAGTTTACAGCATTATACGAGGAAAGAACGTAACAAATTTTACAGTTATAAAAGATCGCATTTTTTACCAACTAAATAATAAAGGTTTATTAATTTTAAATAGTGAAACACCATTACTACCAAAATTAGAAGACCATGCAGAATTAACGGAAATGATGCTAGCCTATTACGTTGAAGAATATGAAGGAAAGAGAAATAAAGAGAAAGCTTTTATAAATGCTATGATTATTGAGCATATAAAAGAAAGCTCCATTTATATACTAAAGGAATCACAAACAATTGTAGCGTTTTGTACAATTTCTGATCCTGATATCGGAATAATTTTTGTGAGACCTGATTTCAGAAATAGAAATTTAGGCAAGTTATTATTGTCTCAATGTAGTAAAATTTTATTTGACAAAAATCAAAAAAGTCTTTTAATGACGGATCTAAATAATTATTCTTCTAATAAGATGTGCTTAGATATCGGATACGAAGAAATTTACAAGCATACAAATTTAGAATTAATTTAA
- a CDS encoding ATP-dependent nuclease, whose product MYISKVSLINYRNFANAIFQFHKGINTIIGENGSGKTNVFRAIRLLLEDASMQFAYKLNEGDFNRQLGKNKWKGHWIIISIEFDELNNEEAIQSLFIHGAGIAEEDYVKKATYNLFFRPKADVRQKLSELKEGDKAGLQTILNDITIQDNYETFFTGKSTADFNDLEVYKELVGDFENVIFPASIDASKFGSRIPHQLSVAKEISFTFIQALRDVVSDFHNNRTNPLLTLLKNKSGEIKEVDYKPISDLVNDLNENIEALPDVQNIRADIKFTIQDAVGLTYSPSSLSIKSSVPDEAEKLLQSLKLFIGEPEEDYEGGIHELSLGGANLIFLTLKLLEFKYRKSKDTFANFLIIEEPEAHIHNHIQKTLFDKLNYVDTQIIYSTHSTQISEVSNVENINILAKKLNYAEVYQPSTGLLPENINQIQRYLDAVRTNLLFAKGVILVEGDAEEILIPIMVKKVLGVGLDELGISLINIRSTGFENVAQLFHSDRIKRKCAILTDLDDAICDTTEVEGDTDEIIKYKKKVAGSQKKGLERKAKLDLLETGNIWVMAFYAKHTFEVDFVTEGNNWEVQRIIKQVYVDKATRDQAKLDLENTNVAVSGKRVLTMAKQEGKGWFAIMLGKHIFFKTIIPEYILDAIFFAKDRYSSHIIADIIEFRINENFKDKNTLDFASCRAQLLKYRNAEIPLEDLVIDLDLVIPNDQILTIIEKLK is encoded by the coding sequence ATGTATATATCTAAAGTTTCACTCATTAACTACAGAAATTTCGCGAATGCTATTTTTCAATTTCACAAAGGTATTAATACCATTATTGGAGAAAATGGCTCTGGAAAAACAAATGTTTTTAGAGCCATAAGATTGCTTTTGGAAGACGCTTCAATGCAATTTGCTTACAAACTAAATGAAGGAGATTTTAATAGGCAGTTGGGTAAAAATAAATGGAAAGGACATTGGATAATCATTAGCATAGAATTTGACGAACTTAATAATGAAGAGGCTATACAATCTCTTTTCATTCACGGTGCCGGAATTGCGGAAGAAGATTATGTAAAAAAAGCTACTTACAATTTATTTTTTCGACCAAAAGCAGACGTTAGACAAAAATTATCTGAACTGAAAGAAGGAGATAAAGCTGGTTTACAAACAATCTTGAATGATATTACCATTCAAGATAATTATGAGACTTTCTTTACAGGAAAAAGTACAGCCGATTTTAACGACCTTGAAGTTTACAAGGAGCTTGTGGGTGATTTCGAAAATGTCATTTTTCCTGCATCGATTGATGCTTCTAAATTTGGCTCAAGAATTCCACATCAATTGTCAGTTGCCAAAGAAATATCCTTTACGTTTATTCAAGCTTTGCGAGATGTTGTAAGTGATTTTCATAATAATAGAACCAACCCTTTACTTACACTATTAAAAAATAAAAGTGGAGAAATTAAAGAAGTTGATTATAAGCCAATAAGTGATTTAGTTAATGATTTAAATGAAAATATTGAAGCACTTCCCGATGTACAAAACATAAGAGCAGATATTAAATTTACCATACAAGACGCGGTTGGATTAACTTACTCACCATCGTCTTTATCCATTAAATCCAGTGTCCCAGATGAAGCAGAAAAGCTTCTACAGTCGTTAAAACTTTTTATCGGCGAACCTGAAGAAGATTATGAAGGGGGAATACACGAATTAAGTTTGGGAGGTGCAAATCTTATATTTCTTACCCTAAAACTTTTAGAATTTAAGTATAGAAAATCTAAAGATACTTTTGCAAATTTCCTGATTATAGAGGAGCCAGAAGCCCATATTCATAATCACATTCAAAAGACACTTTTTGACAAGTTAAATTATGTCGACACGCAAATTATTTATTCGACACATTCAACACAAATTTCAGAAGTCAGTAACGTTGAGAACATAAATATTCTTGCCAAGAAACTCAATTATGCTGAAGTTTATCAACCTTCAACAGGTTTATTACCTGAAAACATTAACCAAATACAACGCTATCTAGATGCGGTTAGGACTAATTTACTTTTTGCCAAAGGTGTAATTTTGGTTGAAGGAGATGCGGAAGAAATTTTGATACCGATTATGGTAAAAAAAGTCCTCGGTGTAGGACTTGATGAATTAGGAATAAGTCTAATAAATATTCGAAGCACCGGTTTTGAAAATGTGGCTCAACTTTTCCATAGTGATAGAATTAAGAGAAAATGCGCGATACTTACTGATTTAGATGACGCTATTTGTGATACAACGGAAGTTGAAGGCGATACAGATGAAATTATAAAATATAAGAAGAAAGTTGCCGGATCGCAAAAAAAAGGTTTGGAAAGAAAAGCGAAACTTGATTTGCTTGAAACAGGTAACATATGGGTTATGGCGTTTTACGCCAAACATACTTTTGAGGTTGATTTTGTAACTGAAGGAAATAACTGGGAAGTTCAAAGAATAATAAAACAAGTGTATGTAGATAAGGCTACTCGCGACCAAGCAAAGCTGGATTTGGAAAATACTAACGTAGCTGTATCTGGTAAACGAGTACTTACAATGGCAAAGCAAGAAGGCAAAGGTTGGTTTGCAATAATGCTTGGCAAACATATTTTCTTTAAAACTATTATTCCTGAGTATATTTTGGATGCAATCTTTTTCGCTAAAGACAGGTATTCTTCACATATAATTGCAGACATTATTGAGTTTAGAATAAACGAAAATTTTAAGGATAAAAATACCTTAGATTTTGCTTCTTGCCGTGCTCAATTATTAAAATATCGTAATGCAGAAATACCTTTAGAAGATTTAGTAATCGACTTGGATTTGGTAATTCCCAATGATCAAATATTAACCATCATTGAAAAATTGAAATAA